A region of the Stutzerimonas stutzeri genome:
CATCGTTGTGCACCGTCTGGAAAACCCAGGCGACTTCGCCGCTGGTGATGTCGAGCGCGACCAGGGCGGTGGAGTAGGGGTGCTCGTAGTCTTCTCTGTTGCCGCTGAAGTAATCCACAGCCGAATTGCCCATGGGCACGTAGACCAGGCCGAGCTCGTCGTCGGCCGAAAAGGTCGTCCAGGCATTGGGCGTGCCGCGCGTGTACTGCTCGCCCTCGGCCGGCATGCCCGTCTCGCCCGGACGCCCCATGTCCCATGCCCAGGCGAGCTCGCCGGTTTCGGCATCGTAGCCGCGGATCACCCCGGATGGCGCATCCTCCTTTTGCCCGTCGAGCACCTGGTGGCCGACCACGACCACGTTACGCACGATGGTCGGTGCCGAGGTCACCGCGACGTAGCCGGGGGGCGAATCGCCCATCCCTTCGAGCAGATTGACCTGCCCGGAGTTGCCGAAGTCCTCGCACGGCTGGCCGGTGTCTGCATCGACGGCGATCAGCCGCGCATCGAGCGTGCCCTCGATGACGCGCCGCGCGCAGGCCTGGGCCGGCTCTGGATCGGGCACCTCGTAATAGCTGACGCCCCGACAGGCTGCTGAATAGGGGATGTGATCGATCGGCACCTGTGGATCGAAGCGCCAGCGTTCGCGACCACTTCCGGCATCGAGCCCGATCAGGATATTCATGGCGCTGCACAGGTACAGCGAGTTGCCGACTTTCAGCGGGGTGTTTTCCGGGGCCCACTTGTCGTCCACTTCCGGTGGCGGCATGTCGCCGGTCTGGTACACCCAGGCGGGCTCGAGCTGGTCGACATTGTCGCGCGTGATTTGCCTGAGCGGCGAATAGCGGGTGGCTGCGTTGTCGCGGCCGTACGACGTCCAGTCCGAAGGCGCGGGGGAGGCCGCTGTCGCCCGTTCGGTGGTCGGGCTGTTCTGAGCCTGGGCGTGGTGAATGTCGGGCAGGCTTAATGTCAGCGCGGCGAGCGCGATCCAGAGGCGCATAGGTCTACCTCAATTCGAGTGGCGGCGAACCGTGGGGATGAACAGCAATGTAAGCAGCGCGATGACCGCGGGCGCGACCAGACGGGGTACCAGGGGCCAGGGCTCGAGGCCCACTTCCCAAAGTGCCCAAACCAGCGTGGCCACGAATACCAGCCAGTAGAGCCACACGCCTTGAATGCGCATGAATAACAGCAGAATGCCGGAGACCAGCATGCCGATACCGGCGGGCAGGTAATACCAGGAGCCTCCCAGCGTCACCAGCCAGAGGCCGCCCGCCGCCAGCGCCAGGCCATAGAGTGCGAGGACGATGGCAAATGCCTTCAGGGCCCAGTAGGCAAAGCCGTGCGTAGAGTAGGTGGTCAACAGCATCGCTCCCTTGTCAGTGGGTAGCCCGTTCTGCGGTGCGCTTTAAAGGCCGCACCGTAGAACGCGTCCACTAGCTTTGGTTTGTGCTGTCGCCGAGGGTTCCCGGTGATTCAGGATGGGACTGGGTTATAAGCGAGGGTTATTGTGGGCATGCCTGTCACCTATCAGGCGACCAGCAGCCAGGCGCCGGTAACCGCCGATACGGCCCCCGCGATGCGAACCAGCGGCGCTGCGGCCTGCGGCAGGCCGCGCACCAGCCCGTAGCCCAGGGCATGCAGCGCAGCGGTGGCCGCCACAAAGCCGACGGCGTAACCCCATGGGCTGGACAGCTCCGGCAGTTCCAGTCCGTGGGCGACGCCATGGCTGGCGGCGAACAGCGCGGTCAGCGCTGCGGCGACGACCAGCGGCGGGCGAATTGCCAGGGCTACCAGCAGGCCGAGGGCCAGAACCGAGCCGGCAATACCGGTTTCCATCAGCGGCATTTCGATTCCGGCGAAACCGGCCAGGCCGCCGAGCAGCATGGTGGCTACGAAGGTCAGCGGCAGCGCCCAGCGCGCCTTGCCAGTCTGTTGGGCGGCCCACAGTCCGACGGCAACCATCGCCAGCAGGTGGTCGAGGCCGAAGATAGGGTGGGCGATACCGGACATCACGCCGGCATGGTCATGCCCGGGGTGAGCCAAGGCCAGTGCCGGGCTGAGCAGCAGGAGGGTGGCGAGCAGTGGTTTGCGCAGGTTCATAAAGACTCCTTGGGATGAGCGGTCGGACGTCAGGCGGCGCTGAGCATTCCCTGTTTTTCGATAAAGGAGATGATTTCCTCGAGACCCTGGCCGACCTTCTGGTTGCTGAAGACGAACGGGCGCTCGCCGCGCATCTTGCGGGCATCGCGATCCATCACCTCCAGCGAGGCGCCGACCATCGGCGCCAGGTCGATCTTGTTGATCACCAGCAGGTCGGACTTGCAGATGCCCGGACCACCCTTGCGTGGCAGCTTGTCGCCGGCGGACACGTCGATCACGTAGATGGTCAGATCCGACAGCTCGGGGCTGAAGGTGGCCGAGAGGTTGTCGCCGCCGGACTCGACGATGATCAGATCCAGGCCGGGAAAGCGCCGGTTGAGCTGCTCCACCGCCTCGAGGTTGATCGAGGCGTCCTCGCGGATCGCCGTGTGCGGACAGCCGCCGGTTTCCACGCCGATGATCCGCTCGGGCGCCAGGGCCTCGTTACGCACGAGGAACTGGGCGTCTTCCTGGGTGTAGATGTCGTTGGTCACCACGGCGAGGTTGTAGCGGTCGCGCAGGGCCTGGCACAGGGCGAGGGTCAGGGCGGTCTTGCCGGAACCGACCGGCCCGCCAATGCCGACGCGCAGGGGTTGGGTGTTCATGGGAGTTCTCCTCTGGAAGGCAGAGAGGCTGCCTCGGGGTTGATGCGAAGGGCGTGCCGCTGCCGATTGGGGCAGGGGGGAATAGAAATCGTTGGGTGATCGATGGTGGCGTACGCAGTGTTGTAAGGCGCCGCGCTTTCCTCGGCTGGGACTACTGGTTGCGCCTTGCACGGCGCGTCACTTTCTCTTGTCTCGCCAAGAGAAAGTAACCAAAGAGAAGGCGACCCCGGCATCCGGCCCTTCGCTGCGCGAAGGGTGCCCTCACTCCATCGCCGCTCCGGGGGCACGCTGCGAAGGGCCATCCCTACCGACGGCGGCCCCGACCCATCGCAGCTCTCGCGGCATCCATGCCGCTCAACCCCCTCCACGGCGACTGCGCTCGGCCTCCTGACGGGGACTGGGGTCCGAGTTGCATGAAAGCTTTTAACTAACCAAAGGAGCACGCTTTGGTTTTTTTCTGGCCAACAAACCATCAGACGACGCCGAACGCCCCTTTCAGGAGGCCGAATGGAATCCGCGCGGAGGGGAGCGAGCGGCATGGATGCCGCGAGAGGCGTAAAGGGCCATGGATGGCCCTTGTACGCCGGTCCCCGGAGCGGGGATGGAGTGAGGGACGTCGAGCGAAGCGAGACCCGGATGGAGGGGCAAGCGTTTTTGGTTACTTTTTCGGCGTTTGGAAAAAGTGACTCGCCCAGCAGGGCGAAACCAATGCATTGGCCAGCTCGCATATTAGCCCGAGATTCCCAGCCCAGCGCCAGCAAGCCGCTGTTAGGGCATGCCATATTAAGGGCAGACGAGAATGCAGTGGTCTGGGACCAACCAAACCAATCTTCACGTCCGCACACTCCATCCGTGAGCAAACTCGCACCTACAGACCCGCACGACAAAGCGGAACGCACCTTCCTCATGACCTAAACAACCGACTGTACTGCCGCTCATGCGCCATGCTGGTCAGCACCAATCCAAACGGCGCGCTGCCCCAGGCCGCTTCCGGCAGCTGACTCGCTTCCCGCTGCGCCTGGCTCAGGACCGGCAACAACTGCGAGGTCAAGCGCTGCGCCGCCTGCTGCCCCAGCGGCAGGGTCTTCATCAGCACCGCCAGCTGATTTTCCAGCCAGCCCCACAACCAGGCGGCCAGTGCATCGGCGGGTTCGATCCGCCAGGCGCGGGCGGCCAGCGCCCAGGCCAGGGCCAGGCCGGGCTCGTCGGCGGCCGCGAGGCAATCGCGGGCCGGCTGGTCGAGTTCCGGCAGGCCGTCGAGCAACTGCGCGAGGGAATAGCCCATCTGCCGGCTTTCCAGCTGCAGCTCGCGGGTTTCGCGGCTGGCGCGGTGTTCGGCAGCCAGTTGCAACAGGCGCGGCCAGTCGTCCTGTGCCGCTGCTTCGCAATGCGCGAGCAGCAGCGGCGCCTCGAAGCGGGCGAGGTTGAGCAGCAACTGATCCTCCAGCCAACGCCGGGCGCTGTCCGGATCGTTCACCAAGCCGTTTTCCACCGCCATTTCCAGCCCCTGGGAATAGCTGTAGCCGCCGATCGGCAGCTGCGGGCTGGCCAGCCGCAGCAGCGCCCAGGCCAGGCCGGGAGTAGCGGCCGCGTTCACGGGCGCACGCCGAACTGGTGCAGGCGCGGTGCGTAGCTGAACTCCGCTTCGCCAGCGTGGGAATGGTGATGGCCGCCACCGTAGGCGCCATGCTCCGGCTGGAAGGGCGCCTCGATATGTTCGACCTGGGCACCCAGCTGCAACAGCATGTCCTTGAGCACGTAGTCGTCGAGCAGGCGCAGCCAGCCGTCGCCGACCTGCAGGGCGACATGGCGGTTGCCCAGGTGATAGGCCGCGCGAGTCAGTTCGAAAGCGCTGGCGCAGGTGACGTGCAGCAGCTGCTCGGGGCGGGCGCGCACGCGCACCACGCGGCCATCACCGGCGAGCAGGCATTCGCCATCGTGCAGCGGCGGCTGGCCGCGTTCGAGAAACAGGCCGACGTCTTCGCCACTGGTACTGAAGCAGCGCAGGCGACTCTTGCTGCGCGCGTCGTAGGTCAGTTCGAGTTCGGCCTGCCACTCGGGGCGGGCGTCGATGCGTTGGCGAATCACCAGCATGAGCAGAGTTCCGGTCGGATGGTTTCCGGAACAAGAGCAAGTGGCTTGCCAACCGGCCCCATATATCGCGATCGCGGCGGCTATCGGGCCTGCGTGCCTGATAATGGGGCTTTGAGTGCACCGTCATGGTGCGCCTGTCGAAGTCGGGTCAGGTGCGTGCGCCTTACTGGTGCAGGTCGCGCACCATGTACACGGCAGGGATCTGGTAGCTGGCCAGGTTGCCGGCCTGCGGCGGGTCGAGTTCGTCGTGGGCTTCGTAGCCCAGGCGCGACCAGAAGCCGGTGGAATCCTGCACCGACACCAGTGCCGAATAGCGCAGCTGTGCGGTGCCGGCCTGTTGCAGGTTATACCGCACCAGTGCCGGGCCGATGCCGCGGCCGGCGGCTCGCCCGGCCACGGCCAGATCATGCAGGTAGAGGCAATCGGCGTCGCCGTCGGTGCAGAACTCCCCGTCCAGCGGGGTCACCTTGCCCAGGCGCGAGTGGTAGGCGAACAGGTAGGCGCAGACACCGTCGTCATCCTCGGCCACCCACGCCAGTTGCGGGAACGCTGCCAGCCGTGAGCGGATCACCGCCTCGTCTTCCAGGACCTCGGCGGCATAGGATTCTTTCTGGATCGCCAGGACGGCAGGGATATCGCGCTCCTGCATCGCTCTCAACTGGTACATCACGACTACACTCGAACGCCGCGAAACGCCGCGCGGCTCGGCAAAAAGCCGGCGATCATACGCCAATTGCCGGCGTTCCGCTTGCCGTCGGGCGGCGCGTCCGCGCCCCGTCAGCCCGCGCATCGGGACGGACAGCGCAGTGGCACCCCCCGTCCTCGCTGGGCTGAAAGGTTTCAGCTGATTGGTGAAGCCGTGCGACAAGATGACAGGCATAATGGTTAGCCTGCTAACAAGTGGTTGAGGCCTGCGTTGAACGATCACCATCACCCGCTCTACGGCGTCCTGCTGATATTGCTGTCGGGTCTGCTGCTGGCCAGTCATGACGGGCTGGCCAAACACCTCTCGGAAATCTACCCGGTGTTCCTGGTCATCTGGGCTCGCTACGTCGCACAGACGGTGCTGATGACCGCGCTGTTCGTGCCGCGCATGGGCCCGCGCGTGTTTCGCACCCTGCGCCCTTGGCCACAGTTGCTGCGCGGGCTGAGCCTGGTCGGCGTGAGTCTGCTGTTCATCAACGGCCTGCATTTCATCCCGCTGGCCGAAGCCACTGCGGTGATCTTTCTGACTCCGGTGCTGGTGACCATCGCCTCGGCGCTGCTGGGCGAGCGGGTCAGCCGCAGTCAGTGGCTCGCCGTTGGCTTCGGCCTGCTCGGGGTGGTGATCATCGTGCGGCCCGGTTCGGCGCTATTCACCCCGGCGGTGCTGTTGCCCTTCGGCGCGGCGCTGTCGTTCACCGTGTATCAGCTGGTGACCCGGCGCCTGGCCGGTACCGACCACCCGGTGACCAGCAACTACCTGACCAGCCTGGTCGGCTGTGTGACCTTGAGCGTGCTGGTGGTCTTCAACTGGCGCACGCCAACCCTGCACGATGCGCTGCTGATGGGCGCGCTCGGCGCCATGGCAATGCTCGGCCACTTGTTGCTGACCAATGCCTTCCGCTTCGCCAGCGCGGCGACGCTGGCGCCATTCACCTACGGCCAGATCGTCTTCGCCGGAGTAGTCGGCTATGTCGCCTTCGATCACGCGCCGGATACCGGGGCGCTGATCGGCATGGCGGTGATCATCGCCAGCGGCCTGTGCATGGCTTATGTGCAGCGCCGCCAGGAGCCGGTCGAAGGATAAACAGCGAAAATGTGCCATTCGGCCGACCAGGCAGCTTCTCAACAACACTGAAATGAAAAGACAGGGCGAATCGACCCTTGCGTGCACCCATGGAGCCTATATGCCGCGACTCTCTCACAACGACCTGCGCCGCAACTTTCGCGAGCTGCTGAACGCCGACCGCTGCTTCCACACCGCCTCGGTGTTCGACCCGATGTCCGCGCGCATCGCCGCCGACCTCGGTTTCGAAGTGGGCATCCTCGGCGGCTCGGTGGCCTCGCTGCAGGTTCTCGCCGCGCCGGACTTCAACCTCATTACCCTCAGCGAGTTCGTTGAGCAGGCTACGCGTATCTGCCGCGTCGCCCAGCTGCCGGTGCTGGCCGATGCCGACCATGGCTACGGCAATGCGCTAAACGTGATGCGCACCGTTTCCGAACTGGAACGCGCCGGGATTTCCGCGCTGACCATCGAGGACACTCTGCTGCCGCCGAAATTTGGCCGTCGCTCCACCGACCTCATCGGCATGTTCGAGGCGGTCGGCAAGATCCGCGCGGCGCTGGAGGCGCGGGTCGATCCGGAAATGGCCATCATCGGCCGGACCAATGCCGGGGTGATCGGCTTCGAGGAAGTCATCGCCCGCGCCCAGGCCTACGAGAAGGCCGGCGCCGATGCCATCTGCCTGGTCGGCATTGAGGACTTCGACCATCTGGAAAGCATCGCCAGCCAGCTCAGCAAGCCGCTGATGCTGGTCACCTACGGCAACCCCAACCTGCGCGACAACGCGCGGCTGGCGGCGCTCGGCGTGCGCATCGTGGTCAACGGCCACGCGGCCTACTTCGCAGCGATCAAGGCCACCTACGACTGCCTGCGCGAGCAACGCCAGGTCGATGCGCTGGACCTGAATGCTTCGCAGCTGTCGGTCAAATACTCCACGGCCGATGAATACGTCGTCTGGGCCGAGGAATACATGCAGGTCAAGGAGTAAGCCCTGCGCTGGCACGCTCGCCTGGCAGAAGTTAGCCGCGTGGGTAACGTGCGAGGGCCGGCTCTGCTTCGTCGGCGCTGCGTCCGTGCTCAGAAGAACGAGCGCTCGGCCTTGAACATCATGAAGCCTTCGCAATAGGCGTTCTGCCCCGAGTAGACGCCGCACTGCGCGCCGCGCAGGCTCGAGTCGCTGTAGGACAGGTCCATCTGCATGCCCAGCAGCGAGCGGGAGAGGTTCAGCGACCAGTCGTTGAATACCCGCACGCTGCCACCAGGGTGATACATGGGACTGTCCATCGAGTGGCTGGCGTACTTCATCCGTACCCCGACATCGAATGGCCGCAGCGCTCCTAGCTCGAGAAACAGTGTGCTGTCCGTTCGTCCCAGCGAACTGCTCATCGCGCCGCCCAGACGGCTGCTGCCGAGGTTGATACCGGCGTAGTACTCCTCACGATTTCGCGTCTCGACTTCGGGAAAGCTGTAGCGGATCACGCCCAGCTCATAGCCCACCGAATCGTCGAGCCGGGGTTGGGCATAGCCGACGTAGCTGTTGAGCTCCAGCTGGCTGCCGTCGAACAGGCCGACGCTGGGCGACCACTGACCGACATACACGCCGCTGTTATGGGTGAGGTCAAGGCCGCCACGAAACGTGCTGGCCGTGGTGGGCTGCACCAGGCCTTGGGCCATGCTGCGCGTCGGCGCGGTGCCAAGCTTGAGATCGAATTGACCGACCTCGCGCTCGACGACCTCAGGCTGGCTGGCACAGCCACCCAGCAGGAGGATCAGCGCTATCAGATATCTGTAGTCCATACACCGCTTCACTGGTGATGTGTCCGGTAGGTCGACCAGTGACGACCACGATAAGAGAAGGACGAGCCAGAGCGCTCCAGCGCGTCGGCTTTGCCCTTCTGGTTATTCGGGGCCGAGGATAGACAACACAGTAGACAGGCGGGCCCCACTCGTCGATTTGGCGCCAGTGAATCGACAGGCGGTGCCGGTGCGCCGGCGAGGCGGTAATCCGTCGTGGTGGACGCTTAAATTGAAACGTCTGGTGCAAATGTGGTTCGAATGCGTACATCCCACGAACGCGTCCGGACGGGCAGAGGAGGGTGCGATGGCCACCGGTTGGGCAAACGAGGGTGCGGTACAGGAGCAGATCGACAGCACCATCGAAGACGCGGTGCAGCGCGCACGCAGCCGGCTCGGCCGCGGCGAGAGCCTGAGCCACTGCGAAGAATGCGGGGAGAAGATCCCAGAAGCCCGACGTGAGGCGGTACCGGGCGTTCGGCTGTGTATCAAATGCCAGTCCGAGCAGGACAAGGAAGAGGCCAAGTTCAGTGGCTACAACCGCCGTGGCAGCAAGGACAGCCAGCTGCGTTGATCAGTCCCGGCGGATCGGCATGGAAAAGGTGAAGGTGGTGCCGACGTCGGCGTTAGAGCTCACCTGCATCCGGCCGCCATGGGCTTTCGCCACTTGGTCGACGATGAACAGTCCAAGTCCCAGGCCGCTGCGCGACGTATCGTCTTCCTGCGAGTAGGCGCGGAACAGCCGTTCCAGTCGTTGCGCTGGAATTGGCGTACCGCGGTTGTGCACCGCTAGCTGGAAATGCCCGTTAACCACCTCCGCCCTCACGATTACCGGACCAGTGCTCGCGCCGTGGTGCAGCGCGTTGGTGATCAGGTTGGCCAGCAGCTGGGCGAGCCGGTCCGGGTCGCACGCGAACACCGGCAGCTCCGGCACCTGTTCGAGAATGACTCGGCGTGGATGGGCGGTGCGCAGTTCGTTGACCACCTGCAGCAGGGTGAGGTGCAGGTTGGCTGCCGCCGTCCAGTTCAGGGGAATGCCATTACCCAGCTGCCCGCGGGCGAAATCCAGCAGATCGTCGACCATCCGAGAGGCGCGCTGGCTGGAAGCGCGTACATGCTCGGCTAGCTGCTTCGTGTCACGCTCGGCGGAGCGACGAACCAGCAGATCGCTGGCCGCCTGGATCGAAGCGAGCGGCGTGCGCAGGTCATGACCGAGCAGGGCGATGAACTGTTCGCGCTGGTGGCCGGTGGTGCGCTCGTCGGCCAGCGCCGCACGCGTGGCCTGCTGCTGCTCCTCGGCGTCGATCTGCAGCGTCAGCAGGCGCGCGAAAGATTCGAACATCGCCAGTGTGGCTGGATCCGAGAGATTTCGCGGCAGCGGGTCGAGTGCGCAGAGTGTGCCGAACATGCTTCCATCTGCGCGCAGTACCGGCACAGAGATATAGCTTTCGAAGCCATACATCTGTGGCGTGTGATGATTGCAGTAGTCGGGGTCGGCACTGACCTGGCTGATGATGATTGGGCGGTGCGAAGCGTGAATTTCGCTGCACAGGGTCGTGGTGATATCGAGCTCGCCGCCAACCTTCAGACCGAACTCGATGCGATCGAGCACGGCGCAGGCAGTCCAATCCGTCTCGGTGACGCGGGCAACCGCAGCGAAGCGCAAGCCGGTCGTCTCGCTGACAACTTGCAGAATCGCCGGTACGGCACTGATGCGTTGGACGGTGAGCAGGTCGTCGAGGATGGATCGCACTATCTGCAGGCCCTGAGCGACGTAAAAAAGGCCGGCCACTTTAACATGGCCGACCTCTCCTGCAGGCTCCGGTCAGCCGAGCGGAGCGGGTTGTGCTGCCCTGGCGAGCAGCGACTGGTTACGCATCAGTCCGTAGTGCAGCACCCCGCCGAACAGCGCGCCCAGCAGCCAGGCGAAGCCGGACAGGCTTTCCAGGCCCGGCACCCACACCGACGCTACCGAAAACACCGCGCTGACGCCGAAGGCAATCATCGCCTTGCGATTCCAACCGGCGTTGAAGTGATAGATCCCCTCGCGCTCGGCGGAGAACAGCTGCTGCAGATCCAGGTGTTGGCGGCGTACCAGGTAGTAGTCGGCGACGATGATGCCGTACAGCGGCGCCAGCACGGCGCCCAGCGTGTCGACGAAGGCGGCGATGCCGACTTCGCTGATGAAGGCCACCCACAGCGCGCCGATGAAGAAGGCAATTCCTGCGGTTATGAAACCGCCGGTACGGGCGCTGATTTTGGCTGGCGCCAGGTTGGCGATGTCATAGGCCGGCGGAATGAAGTTGGCGACCAGGTTGATGCCGACCGTGGCGGCAAAGAAGATGATGGCGGCGACTACCGTCAGGGTAACGTTGTCGATGCGCGCAACGATGTCGGTGGGGTTGGTCAGCGTTTCGCCGAATACCACTACGGTTCCGGCAGTGATCACCAGCGCAATCATCGAGAAGATAACCAGGCTTACCGGCAAACCGAGGAAGTTGCCGATACGCATCTGCCGCTCGTCCTTCACGAAGCGGGCGAAGTCGCCGTAGTTGATCACCACCGCGGCGAAGTAGGCGACCATGGTGCCCACCACTGCGGCGAATGCTGCGATCGGCCCGCCAGCGTGTTCGCCGCTGCCGCTGAAGATGCTGCCCAAGGCGCCGAGCAGGCTGGGGCCCGCCTGATACCAGATGGCGATCATCAGCACGATCATCACCAGGTAGACCAGCGGGCCGGCCCAGTTGAGAAAGCGCGTCACCCAGTCGACACCGCGAACGAACAGCGCCACCTGAAACACGCAGACGATCACGTAGGCGGCCCAGTCGATAGCAGTCAAGCCCAGCAAGGTGGCCGCTTGTGGATCGCCGCCCATAAGTGCACGAATAAGCAGCGCTACAGCAGTCGAGGCGAAATAGGTCTGCACGCCGTACCAGAAGATCGCGACGATGCCACGCACCACCGCTGGAAAGTTCGCGCCGCGCACGCCCATGCTCGCCCGCGCCATCACCGGGAATGGAATGCCGTATTTCACGCTGGGCTTTCCGGTGAGGTGTACCAGGCCCATGACAATAAAGCCGGCGACCACAATGCCGGCCAGTACAGCCCAGCCATTGAGCCCGTAACTGATGAACAGGGTGGCGGCCAGGGTGTAGCCGAACAGGCTTTGTATGTCGTTGGACCACACATTGAATATCTCGAACCAGCCCCATTTGCGTTTAGCGGGGGCGAGTGGCGCAAGGTCGGTGTTGTACAGACTGGGGTCGATCCGCTTGATCTGAAAGTCGTCGTGATTCATCGGGTGCGCTCTGAGCAAGACTGGTTGTTTTTTGTATGCAGTTCTTGTTCCGCGTACGGCAGAGTTCGCGAAATTCCTAGGTGGCGGTGCAGTGCGCTTCACCTGAGATGCTGGGAACTCTAGGAGCTTAGGCGTATCTCGCCGGAAATTTTGTATACACAGAGCGTGGCTGGATTGGACCGTTATCGAGTGCGCTTTGGCGTTTTAGATG
Encoded here:
- a CDS encoding HupE/UreJ family protein, which translates into the protein MNLRKPLLATLLLLSPALALAHPGHDHAGVMSGIAHPIFGLDHLLAMVAVGLWAAQQTGKARWALPLTFVATMLLGGLAGFAGIEMPLMETGIAGSVLALGLLVALAIRPPLVVAAALTALFAASHGVAHGLELPELSSPWGYAVGFVAATAALHALGYGLVRGLPQAAAPLVRIAGAVSAVTGAWLLVA
- the ureG gene encoding urease accessory protein UreG translates to MNTQPLRVGIGGPVGSGKTALTLALCQALRDRYNLAVVTNDIYTQEDAQFLVRNEALAPERIIGVETGGCPHTAIREDASINLEAVEQLNRRFPGLDLIIVESGGDNLSATFSPELSDLTIYVIDVSAGDKLPRKGGPGICKSDLLVINKIDLAPMVGASLEVMDRDARKMRGERPFVFSNQKVGQGLEEIISFIEKQGMLSAA
- a CDS encoding urease accessory protein UreF, with amino-acid sequence MNAAATPGLAWALLRLASPQLPIGGYSYSQGLEMAVENGLVNDPDSARRWLEDQLLLNLARFEAPLLLAHCEAAAQDDWPRLLQLAAEHRASRETRELQLESRQMGYSLAQLLDGLPELDQPARDCLAAADEPGLALAWALAARAWRIEPADALAAWLWGWLENQLAVLMKTLPLGQQAAQRLTSQLLPVLSQAQREASQLPEAAWGSAPFGLVLTSMAHERQYSRLFRS
- the ureE gene encoding urease accessory protein UreE codes for the protein MLVIRQRIDARPEWQAELELTYDARSKSRLRCFSTSGEDVGLFLERGQPPLHDGECLLAGDGRVVRVRARPEQLLHVTCASAFELTRAAYHLGNRHVALQVGDGWLRLLDDYVLKDMLLQLGAQVEHIEAPFQPEHGAYGGGHHHSHAGEAEFSYAPRLHQFGVRP
- a CDS encoding GNAT family N-acetyltransferase: MQERDIPAVLAIQKESYAAEVLEDEAVIRSRLAAFPQLAWVAEDDDGVCAYLFAYHSRLGKVTPLDGEFCTDGDADCLYLHDLAVAGRAAGRGIGPALVRYNLQQAGTAQLRYSALVSVQDSTGFWSRLGYEAHDELDPPQAGNLASYQIPAVYMVRDLHQ
- a CDS encoding DMT family transporter encodes the protein MNDHHHPLYGVLLILLSGLLLASHDGLAKHLSEIYPVFLVIWARYVAQTVLMTALFVPRMGPRVFRTLRPWPQLLRGLSLVGVSLLFINGLHFIPLAEATAVIFLTPVLVTIASALLGERVSRSQWLAVGFGLLGVVIIVRPGSALFTPAVLLPFGAALSFTVYQLVTRRLAGTDHPVTSNYLTSLVGCVTLSVLVVFNWRTPTLHDALLMGALGAMAMLGHLLLTNAFRFASAATLAPFTYGQIVFAGVVGYVAFDHAPDTGALIGMAVIIASGLCMAYVQRRQEPVEG
- a CDS encoding isocitrate lyase/PEP mutase family protein; translated protein: MPRLSHNDLRRNFRELLNADRCFHTASVFDPMSARIAADLGFEVGILGGSVASLQVLAAPDFNLITLSEFVEQATRICRVAQLPVLADADHGYGNALNVMRTVSELERAGISALTIEDTLLPPKFGRRSTDLIGMFEAVGKIRAALEARVDPEMAIIGRTNAGVIGFEEVIARAQAYEKAGADAICLVGIEDFDHLESIASQLSKPLMLVTYGNPNLRDNARLAALGVRIVVNGHAAYFAAIKATYDCLREQRQVDALDLNASQLSVKYSTADEYVVWAEEYMQVKE
- a CDS encoding TorF family putative porin; the protein is MDYRYLIALILLLGGCASQPEVVEREVGQFDLKLGTAPTRSMAQGLVQPTTASTFRGGLDLTHNSGVYVGQWSPSVGLFDGSQLELNSYVGYAQPRLDDSVGYELGVIRYSFPEVETRNREEYYAGINLGSSRLGGAMSSSLGRTDSTLFLELGALRPFDVGVRMKYASHSMDSPMYHPGGSVRVFNDWSLNLSRSLLGMQMDLSYSDSSLRGAQCGVYSGQNAYCEGFMMFKAERSFF
- a CDS encoding DksA/TraR family C4-type zinc finger protein — translated: MATGWANEGAVQEQIDSTIEDAVQRARSRLGRGESLSHCEECGEKIPEARREAVPGVRLCIKCQSEQDKEEAKFSGYNRRGSKDSQLR
- a CDS encoding GAF domain-containing sensor histidine kinase → MVRSILDDLLTVQRISAVPAILQVVSETTGLRFAAVARVTETDWTACAVLDRIEFGLKVGGELDITTTLCSEIHASHRPIIISQVSADPDYCNHHTPQMYGFESYISVPVLRADGSMFGTLCALDPLPRNLSDPATLAMFESFARLLTLQIDAEEQQQATRAALADERTTGHQREQFIALLGHDLRTPLASIQAASDLLVRRSAERDTKQLAEHVRASSQRASRMVDDLLDFARGQLGNGIPLNWTAAANLHLTLLQVVNELRTAHPRRVILEQVPELPVFACDPDRLAQLLANLITNALHHGASTGPVIVRAEVVNGHFQLAVHNRGTPIPAQRLERLFRAYSQEDDTSRSGLGLGLFIVDQVAKAHGGRMQVSSNADVGTTFTFSMPIRRD
- a CDS encoding NCS1 family nucleobase:cation symporter-1, whose product is MNHDDFQIKRIDPSLYNTDLAPLAPAKRKWGWFEIFNVWSNDIQSLFGYTLAATLFISYGLNGWAVLAGIVVAGFIVMGLVHLTGKPSVKYGIPFPVMARASMGVRGANFPAVVRGIVAIFWYGVQTYFASTAVALLIRALMGGDPQAATLLGLTAIDWAAYVIVCVFQVALFVRGVDWVTRFLNWAGPLVYLVMIVLMIAIWYQAGPSLLGALGSIFSGSGEHAGGPIAAFAAVVGTMVAYFAAVVINYGDFARFVKDERQMRIGNFLGLPVSLVIFSMIALVITAGTVVVFGETLTNPTDIVARIDNVTLTVVAAIIFFAATVGINLVANFIPPAYDIANLAPAKISARTGGFITAGIAFFIGALWVAFISEVGIAAFVDTLGAVLAPLYGIIVADYYLVRRQHLDLQQLFSAEREGIYHFNAGWNRKAMIAFGVSAVFSVASVWVPGLESLSGFAWLLGALFGGVLHYGLMRNQSLLARAAQPAPLG